A stretch of DNA from Montipora capricornis isolate CH-2021 chromosome 1, ASM3666992v2, whole genome shotgun sequence:
tttctataaatgtttcaattttgtttcgtaGATTTTGCGTTACACCGGTTGCTTccaatgttttcctttaaaattttgcgCGGGAAATTGGCGCGCGGCTGGCAAAAAAATATCCATTTGGgcatgcgcagacgtttgaccgctgtgttcctcggtgagctctaagcttgagcccgcgatatggtcacgtgatactggtcaacggataccttgttttgacaggtgtcaattgatcaaaacatggatgtccaatatcaaagatgtatgctgtaagctagcatgatactggtcacattggcatacatggaggggtggatgtagtacgtacggacggtcgatgatgtagtggctataaaaccaaaatttctcgcgtcgatgggttaccattagggaacttaagtaacgacaacggcgacggcaacgagaacgtcacaaatttgcatatttagtggaaaaaacagtagctttgcacgccctgcacgtgcgtttttcacttttgtgaaatagtcaaatttgaggttttaaggagaacgtcagcacttgacgatagagtttcattttctcccctaaatgaagcgccgttccgaccaatgtcgTTTTTGagaaactaccacacccttgtcatattaaaagggttgacatgtttacgAAGTGATaacaatgacgcgaatttatattttgagatgacgttctcggtgccgtcgccgacgtcgttgcttaagttccctattgactatggtgctccgcgcgcacgCGCCTTTCCGCTATAACCTTTACTTAAAGAGGGTGACACCTATTACTATAAAAGTATTATCTCTAGTGGCCCTtcagaaacaaaaattacaacaaTGATGATAAAAAGGCAATGTAGAAACAGTGATCACAAAAAAAGATCAGAAAAATTCTGaaagattaaaacaaaagagaaatgtTAAACGAATGACCAAAGATTAGTAGAAAGGAAAATCTATTTACGTTGATATGAAAAACCACGCAATCTTAAAATTAGAataactgttattattattatcatttctcAGTGCGTGAGCGGGCGCAATTCAACAAAttctgcaatctgattggttccaggagcgggcggaattttctcatccgacCCGCTCACGGTGGGCGTAATCCTAGCCTTAGTTGCGTGAGCTTTGTATTGATGACctcaaatttccattttttttttacacagaCTCCGTTTAAATACAGacgttatttttcattagacaagaggattggaaatagaattcaaataaaaataattcttcttgaaacgttcagttcGTAAGTCAcattaatactgcattcgctatcaagcgcggtgcgagtcagcaatttaaaaaaagtgatttcagagaggaagggagaaacagctaagggtcggtccgtatagcaaaAACTGTCACCACGGTCTACGACctcgggcagcattttcaagacctcggtcacagttttacCCTATAcagacctcccagctggcaaacaacatgtatatatatattttctctCAAAGCGTGAGctggcggaattcaacaaatcctgcaatctgattggatcTGGGAGCGGGGGGGattttctcatccggcccgCTCGAGGCGGGAGGAATCCTAGCcttggttgcgtgagcttgtgtgatgatCTTAAATGTCCATGAATTCTGACACCGAATCATTTCACTAGATAAGAGTTGTGGCAACTAATGCTTCTTTATTTCTGGTAATGTTTGGCttcaataaataacaaaatatatattttacttAAATTTAACAGCACAATATAGCACCTTAAAAATTTTAGGGAAGTTTATCTTTGAGCTTTAAACTATTTCCAGcttaggccatccccttttttttctccgtttcgcgtcgtccgaccgacccaaatttttggcattttcaaaacaaaacaacaaaaaaggctaacgacgtttttaagtcATTTTATGtagcataggagtttcggtggttgatccttttccccacgctgtcttaattttgcaacaaccttCACCAACTTTttcgccatattgattttgggttcacgtcttgttgttttcctggcacCACAGCTattatgctggggtaccagggctccgattccgagaatgcttatgattttttttaggccttttttttttcaatccgaccgtcGACCGACCCGATATCAGgaaaacgcattcgacggtaaacgaaaagaaaaaaaaaaggggatggccgtAGTGCCTGTTTAAAAAGCGGCGAGTTCAGTTCGCTCCCACTATGAAGACAATGaagaaataattaataaaactCACTTAAAGTCATATTAAAGCTTTTTCTGTTGGTCAGCCAATGTcacagagaaagaaaaattgtctttTTGTTAAGAGTGAGCCACACGTTGGTATATAAGCAGACGAGCTCATTTTTTCacatggaaaggaaaaaacaactaCTATTAATAACTATTAATACACCAGCCTAATCTTCAACTTATTACGTCGATAAGAATCATGTTTTTCAACCAAAAGAAGCTTGCCGGAAACCAAGGGGGTTGGCTGGGTGTCTACGGTTGCAGCAAGATATGCGCGTTTTGCTGGTTTTAATCCACGCCTTTGGCTCATCAGCCTAACAAATACGTCGCCTCCTGCGTAATAATCTGACACGTGGAATAAGTTGGCTGAATCACTCGTGCAGTCTTTTCCTGGTTGTAATTTCTGAAAGAAAGTCAATGAAATGAAACGTTTATTAAACAAACtctctacaaaaaaaaagatataatACAACAAAATACAAACAGAAACAGAATACACCCAGAGGCTTGTTAGCTCTACCGGGGTGGatccaggggcggatccaggatatTTTTCAggatggggggaggggaaggggtgCGCGCACCTCCTACACCCTCCCCTAGATACGCCCCTGATCTCTATAGGATCCGAACCAAACGGGAATACATGCAGTTTTTTCCCGAAAGGAGACACTTTGAGACATATTAAATCAGTACCATGGTGTGGTCATTTTTCGGTCAAATTTTTGTCCaagaaagctaataaaatgaagatttttattttccactCAAAAATTCGTAATGGACGTTAAAATGGGCAAATCTGAGCGGGAAACTGATTTTAGtgttagtttttaaaattttttgtctttcaactttcttttttaaagaatACTTTAGTTTTCTGTAATTAAGTTATGTGTTcatggaaagcttattttcttagcttaaaaatgatgtattgctttttaaatattttttgagaaaaaaaaaacccttcctttTGGGTTTTTGAATTTCGCGCGCTTATAGACGCGATACCAATTCAGTGGAGAAAACTTGTAACGCAACTGAAAGAGGTCAATATACGCGTCCCGAATTAAACAGTACGGTTCGTCTTAGATTTGATTATGAAGACGTCGATTTGTCATCGGTCACTTCGAAATATCTTTACAAtgtttttaaaagtgaaaaGCAAACTCCTCCCTCTGCTCAAAAGAGATTTCAGGGTCTTTTTCCATGATCTCCAAGCTGATTGGAAAGAAATATACTCACTCCCATTTTAAGTATCGTGTtccttattttgttatttttttgggTGGCATGAGTGTCTGGAAAGGTTTCAAAATTtgggttaaaataatggaaattaaGAGCGCGGAAATTAACGCTGCACTTTATTAACGTCGCGGAAAACATAACATAATTAGCGCGACTTTAATTAACTCGAGTTTGAACGATTGGAGTTAATTTCCTATAACAAGATATTCAGGATTAATCGATTCGCCATTCTCtacgttttgcaaaaatgaacTGGAATCCCTCGAGCATTTACTTTTAAATCGTGAAATAATACGATCTTTTTGGGAGGCCTTCCGTTATTGGCTCATGTTATGTAAAATAGAATTAGAACCTCTGACAGTAGTGGATGTTCTATTTGGTATTTTTAACGCAGGAGAAGGCTTGATCTTGGTAAACCACCTTATTCTAACAGCAAAGGTATATATTTATAGACTTAAATTATATCGGTCTTAGCCAGCATTACGggttttgaaagcaaaaatcaaAGTGGTATATGATATCGAAAAGATTATAGCAATTAAGCGGAATAAAGTGGATAATCGTattaaaaaatgagaaaaagtcGAACCTTTTTTTAAGTATTGTTTAATAGTTTATTCTGTTATAGTATTCTTCACCCCCttctgttgttgttggtgttgtttttTAGTTATTGTCGTGTAGTTAAATTTGTAAGTTATCTACATTTTGCATGGTAATTAATCTAGAAAAAGGAAGTTTGAAAAAGTTATAAAAGGAGAATAGCAAAGCAACTCGAATGGACAAGTTAaggcaaaaggaaaaaaaagttcttGTTTCAACTGTCAAGAGGGCTTTCCCGGACATCAAGCTCAGAGTTTGGAATTCCCTCTATTTCCGACATTTTGCAAACCGGATATCGTAAAAAGAACTTCATCGAACTTACCTCAAAGACAATTTCGCTGTGATTCAAAACTTTCAGCGAAAATTGAATTTGATTGTGTCTTATCTGGAAGCATATGCTGCCGCCATGATGGTACCTCATTGTCAGtgctaaaagaaaaacaaaattgtataTATAAAgacaactaaaacaaaaaaaatttagaTATTGAAAGAAGTGGCACATTCAGCAGAAGTAAACGAATTGCTGATTGAGTTATATGTTGGTGTCGGAATTTTTCTCAATTCTAGGAACAAGGGCGAATTCAATAAACCAAACAGGAACGAAACAAAAACCGTTAAAgacgaaagaaaaaaactacacataattaggagcccatctggagcgtgcaacttccatacagcgtctgtgaaagggcgttttcacaagaaggtttatttttagactagcgcttcccgcgaattaggtcaaaaatcAAAGgtagttccggttcggtgaccctatgacgtcagcttaatttcttgtaattggtcattgggctcctgtgggagtctcattcgcgggaaattcaatctaaaaataaatcggtctgtgaaaacgccgttacacgaacacagtagagttgtacgctccgggtcatgggttcctgacatAATAAAACGCATTGGAATTCGGTCTGTTTTTGGTCGGATCAATGGTGGCGAAAAGGTATTGAAATACGGAGGGAATCTTATCTAAGACGATTCTTCATCTCATGAAGAGGCGCCGTCCTCCGAGCCGATTTGAAGTTCTCGCTAACGCTCTTAAGATGGAGCGCTGTTGTTCCAAATTTCCTGCGCATAAGATCTTGACATCCAtgcttcaacaaaaaaaaaaaaattaaatttacttacAAGCAAGTTTGTCATTTACTCTCCATTCGCTTGCTGAAGCTG
This window harbors:
- the LOC138053976 gene encoding uncharacterized protein isoform X2 encodes the protein MRVKPEDEAINRNREREFHADPTKNEVCVVLFGTEVDIVFGQKFYVQAHGRINVPPGSLFKLHDDKCHSSKTRMWCTASASEWRVNDKLASLTMRYHHGGSICFQIRHNQIQFSLKVLNHSEIVFEKLQPGKDCTSDSANLFHVSDYYAGGDVFVRLMSQRRGLKPAKRAYLAATVDTQPTPLVSGKLLLVEKHDSYRRNKLKIRLVY
- the LOC138053976 gene encoding uncharacterized protein isoform X1 yields the protein MKVFGHFLFFHVWLTRVKPEDEAINRNREREFHADPTKNEVCVVLFGTEVDIVFGQKFYVQAHGRINVPPGSLFKLHDDKCHSSKTRMWCTASASEWRVNDKLASLTMRYHHGGSICFQIRHNQIQFSLKVLNHSEIVFEKLQPGKDCTSDSANLFHVSDYYAGGDVFVRLMSQRRGLKPAKRAYLAATVDTQPTPLVSGKLLLVEKHDSYRRNKLKIRLVY
- the LOC138053976 gene encoding uncharacterized protein isoform X3, with translation MDKVCFCFFVCVVLFGTEVDIVFGQKFYVQAHGRINVPPGSLFKLHDDKCHSSKTRMWCTASASEWRVNDKLASLTMRYHHGGSICFQIRHNQIQFSLKVLNHSEIVFEKLQPGKDCTSDSANLFHVSDYYAGGDVFVRLMSQRRGLKPAKRAYLAATVDTQPTPLVSGKLLLVEKHDSYRRNKLKIRLVY